GAtgaaagaaatagagaaaagaTGGTTATATAGCTAGATAAGGAAGatgatgatgtggaatttatttgaagaaatattcCCTCATTTTGattgtcacattttgccacactagttatgattttttttgttttggggaCTACTAGAGAAATCTAAAGCTCATGTATATGcattcaataaataaagtttaaataaaaattaaaaaatgtactactccCTATATAACCAATAACCTATTAGCAGTACTAGTATGAATGTTAACACAATCAAGTTTGAGATAGAGATGCTACTATGACTTTAATAATAAAggacaaaataatagtattataataataactttTCTTTTATACACCAAACATATTAATGAatagggaaattggtctctaaaaccatgaactttgcccaaaatttggtatttcccatgaactttgaaattgatatataatatcacgaactttgcattttgtttggtatttcccatggcatgtttattactatatttgactaacttacgaggcttttatcatacttgacacaattaaatcaacgtggttttcaacgtgactttttatgctacatgttatgaacttaaaaaatggtttcaaatattataaaacatatcacggttgcctatgttaaataagattttgatgaaaatatcttatttgagtgaatttaggaaataccaaacaaaatacaaagttcgtgatattatataccaatttcaaagttcatgggaaataccaaattttgggcaaagttcatgttttagagaccaatttccctaaTGAATAAGGAAAGTTGATTTAATTTCTATtgatctattttattatttttttttacggTAAACATTAacatttgtaatttatttaaaatattctctTTGACtcgtagtattattatttaaacgTTTCGACCCATTCCGATTGAAGCGGCGCCGCTCTCAAAGTTCCGCCGTCTCCAACCGCATTCCGCCAGAAGGTGAATCATTACAAATGAGCTTCTTTTACTCTTTCTCTCATCTTGTTGTAGATATTGACAAATTTGCTGAATTAAGTATTGTGAAAAGCGTTAGGGTTTTAGgcttatattcaattttgttgCAATTCTGCATTTTGATgccataatattgagattttgttgctcaattttgtgtatttttataaCCTACAACGGTTTTTCTTTGGAATGGTCGAATGGGTTTAGGGATTAGGACTCGTTTCAGTTTTTGTAATAGCTACATTTTGATGCTGTAAATTACACTTGCAAGTGTGTTACTTTGATcagattaattaatatcttggTGTTGCTCTGTTCTCTTTTTGTTAGTGATCGGAAAATGGGGGAagatttattcaaatatctACCTTCAGAAATCGTAGTAAATATCCTCTCAAGGCTCCCCACTCGAGCCGCTATGGCTTGCAAGTGTGTTTGTAAGCCATGGCTCGGTCTTCTCGCTACTCCTGAGTTTGTGAATTCCCATATTTCTAGATCACTCCCGGGCCTTGCTGTTGAAACACAATCAAAATCATTCGAAGTCATTGAATTTGTAGATGAGCTTGGCTTCGACTTTGATGAGGATAATTATGGGGGTGTAGACTTCAACTTCAAGTTCGAACTCCCCTTTGATGAGCCAATCCATAGTTCAGCTAATGGTCTTATCTTTTTGAGAGACTATAATCGTGGTGATCTTATCCTGTGCAATCCAGTCACACGTGACTATATCAAGCTCCCTTCTCCTCGACAAACCACCTCAGGAGATCAGCATGGAGTTGAGAgttttggatttggagtgaGCAGAACGTCTGACCAATATAAGGTGGTTCGGATTTTCATCAAAGCACCAGTACTTCGTGAGGACTACCAAAAAATTCCACCACCAATGCCCCAATATGAGTGCCAAGTATACACTGTTGGGACCGGAACGTGGAGAAGAGTTCCCTCGGGTAGCCCACGCAGGTTTTTTAGCGAGTTTGGAGGGTTACTTTTTAATGGAAATCTTCATTGGATGGTAATTGAGATAATCAGCGACCACTTGGTTCAGTTGGTTGAACAGATTTgttgctttgatcttgaaacgGAACTTTTTAGCTCCTTTACTTTACCTCCTCGTACTCCTTCTCTGCTTCTTGTTATGGGTTTACACTATCGTAAGGAACCATCTGTTTTGAGGGATTGCCTCTGCGTGAGCCATTTTGCAGAGGACGGGGGGTTTGTAATTCGGTCGATGAAGGAATATGGAGATGAGAAATCTTGGACAAAGGAGGTCCTCACCAGAGAAGTTTGTGGAGAATTTTCTCGTTCTTGCCCAATCAGAATTTTCGAAAATGGTGACATCTTGATTGAATGTGATAGGAAAAGGCTATTCTACTACTCGAACAAGACTAAAGCTGGCTATGACCTCTTTTTTCGAGAGGATCAAGAAGAGCATATCTCTACGACCATGCATGCCCCAAGCTTTCTCTCGCTCGAGAATTTTGCCGTGGAGAATGTAAGCTCATTTTGAGCTGTGATTGTTGTTTGATGTCCGGTGATGAAATACATGAGATAGAAATCCCTTCTTGTATCATGCAATGGAAATGTTGGAGTGCCTCTTTTGCCAAGATAACATTAGTATTTTCTTGGGTTTTATTTGTGATCTGTGTAGCTTTCTTGCCTTATTAGTTCTATTATCTATTGGAGTAGCTTTCTTGTCTTATTACttactatttcattatttttttattcatcttATTTTAGGTTTCGACAAtttatttgcaaaaaaaaaaaaatagttaatgtGGAGTGTGCTCAATCAATGTCATAAACAATCATTGTCATATACATGAACAAATTAATTCCAGAAGGTGATTTCAAAAAGAaggatttatatttaatcaatagCAGAAATGTAACCGATTTATAAATCAAGAAGGCGATTTCTAAAACGAAGGagttaaatttaatcaattggACAAATGTAACCGATTTATAAAtcaagattgaaaatttgcaaATTTTCAATAGTTCTAAGTAAATTTAAACCGACCACCATAAAGCACTAATATAAcataatttcatataatatttattactaatacTACTGCAAtcttaacaaaatcaaataatacaaGTTAGACATAGAGATGCTAATATTAATctaatataattaagtataaataACACTATTGCatgagtagtagtatatttcttttttagtgcAGCGGCGCCGCTCTCAATGACCGCCGTCTCCACCGCATTCCCCCAGAAGGTAAATCATTACAATAAgctttcttatttttacatCGACAGTCTTGCTCTCTATGCTTTTAGCTCGTTTTATGCCTTTGTTATCGGGATTTTGCAGTAAATTGATGCttatttcaatcttttttttttcctgctTATATTCAATTCTGTTGTAATccaataatattgaaatttccagattttttagtatatattacCTAGGACCGATTTAGTATTGCATATTTTGTGCTTCAAATTTGGTATGGCACCAAATTATTAAGGGGAAATAGTCCTaagtttggtcaaaatctGGTCATCagctaattaaatcatgaagattcaatttttctagTTTGTCCCATAAGTCGATTTTTAGATGGAATCGTTGTTGACGTGGATTGAGATTTCAAGATGGATTGAGattaaaaatcaagaaaaagatGCGTTTCAAGATGAATTTCAGAGATGCTGAAATTTGACCCTGGgataaactagaaaaattgaaactttgtgattttaaGTAGCGGATTATTATGTCGACTGGATTACGGATTAGgcctatatttaatttttgtaatattaggATTTGGAGACCTTAATTTTGATGTTGTAAATCACACTTGCAAGTGTGTTACTTTGATcagattaatattttgatgttgctctattttcctctctcttttttttttgttaatgtgCAAGGGGTTATCACGTGGAGAGAGGAAAACTGCGGGTTATTCCAAAATGGGCGAAGATTTCTTCCAATATCTTCCATCTGAAATCGTATTAGATATCCTCTCAAGACTCCCCACTCAAGACGCTATGGCTTGCAAGTGTGTTTGTAAGCCGTGGCTTGTTCTTCTGGCTACCCCTGAGTATGTGAATTCCCATCTTTCTAGATCAGTCCCGGGCATCGTTCTTAAAACACACTCAACAAGGTCATGCGATGTCATTGAAGCCTTCAACTCTATGAAGAGCATTTTCGGGATGTGGCCTTCAACTTCAAACTCCCTTTTGACGAACCAATTCATAGTTCAGCCAATGGTTTGGTCTTTCTAAGAGACACTGATTGTGGTGATCTTATCCCGTGTAATCCAATCACTCGTGACTATATCAAACTCCCTCCGCCTCCGCAAACTACCTCCGCAGAAGAGCTTGAAATGGATACTTTTGAATTCGGAGTGAGCAGAACTACTGGCCAATATTAGGTGGTCAGGGTTTTCGAACAAGACCGGTTACCATTTGAGAGCTAAGTATACACCGTTGGAACCGGATTGTGGAGAAAAGTTCCTACTTGTAGCCCGCTCAGGTATTTTGACTACCATAAAGGGGTACTTTTGAATGGAAGTATTCATTTGATGGCATTAGAGATGACAACAGATGGCATGGTTGAACAaatttcttgctttgatctcGAAACAAAAGTTTTTAGCACATTTCCTATACCTAACCCTGATGGCTTAGGTTTCAGCTATTGTAAGACACCATCTGTTTTGAGGGATTGTCTCTGTGTAAGCCATATTACAGCTGATGGGGAAATTGTAATCTGGTTGATGAAGGAATATGGGGATGACAATTCTTGGGTAAGGGAAGTTTTCGTCTACGAAGTTGCTGGAGAATTTGTTGTTGAATGTCATGTTTGGCCAATCAGAGTTTTCGAAAATGGGGACATCTTGATGGAATGTGAAGGCATGCCATTCTACTACTCCATAAAGACTAAAACTTTCGACTATGACACCGCGTTTCGAGGGGATCGTTTTTCTTATATCTCTACGACCATGTATATACCTCaagctttctctctctcaagaaTTTTGTCATGGAGAATGTAAGCTCATTTTGAATTGTGACTCTAGTTAGATTTTTGCTTTTCTGCCTTAGGTGGGATCTTCATTCTTTTCCAATgcaattttatacattttcagCCACTTTTTAATACGTGCAATATTTCTGTTGATAGTTTcaaatatgcaattttataattacttAATAAATTTCACGAGCCGAGGGAAGCAGAAGGAAGATTTGGCTTTGGCGCCTAGGATTTGGCTTttctttaattcttttataatttcGTGGACCCGAGGGAAGCAGAAGGAAGTAGGGCCGGAAGCCTccggcggaggcggaggcggcggcaTCGTCGGAGCCGGCAATTTCGCCGAGAAGACTCACTGGAATGAGAAATGGGGAGACGGCGGCGTGAATGGAGGTAAAGGGTTGGGGATTcacaaccctaaccctagcttttttaatagttttcaAAATGCCCCTCCTTATTTCcgaaaattagataaaatacCCCATGCTTTGCTGAAAGACCCCTCAATTTATGATAACTTACATGCTACACCCCAAGTTATGGATTACTGTGAAAAACCCCCTGATATCTCTAGAACTGTTCAAATTAGTCCTATTGAACTTCGAAATCAGTTTGAGCCCTTAAACCGAATTTCCGCTGCATATCTTGTGAAAAATGGAATTGAGGGGGATGAAAAAGGATGGATCTTTGATTGTGGGGCCACCGACACCATGTCCCCAAATAAGGatgattttattagttttagtgATATTACTAAGACATATATACAGACTGCTAGTGGGGAATTAATCACTGTAGCCGGGGCGGGAACCATTGAAATATCCCCAACTTTGACACTTTCAAATTGTCTTTATGTTCtgatgtgaatcaaatgatactaattatactccaagttttctcctattttgtatatttaaatcatCTATCAATTGATCTTTAAggtttgattattatatattagttgatAGATGTACATGTGGAGTAGGGTCTGATTGAAACTGTTCGTTGCCTATCAAGATggtgtccaaattcttttatcttaccaccattatcttcgtctttgaaatagcttcgcgtgggtatattacacgcctcaatcggagctcggatgaagaagttatggccatttgaCGAAGGTTGCGCGAAGCAGTCAAAACCGGCAAAAACGCCCGAGTTGGGCGTTTTCAGCATTAAAAACGCCCGGGGACAGTGGAAACGCCCGGGTTGGCATAAAAAACGCCCGGGTTGGCACCATTttgcccggtcgggcgtttttctcGAAAACTGCCGAATTTTAGGTTTCAAATTGGTTTCCGGGGCGGTTTTGGAAGAGATTCAGACATATTCAGACACGAGAAAAGGgagaggaaaagagagaaagagaggaggaagaagaaaaggaagaaattccGGCCAACATTCCGACGATCCGTCTCCAAATCCCAATTCCACTCAACGAGAGCATGCTTCCTATGGTTTTCATCGTGATGTTTATCATGTGTTTAGGCTAAGCTCTCTATGTTGCTCCAAGTTGTGATTTAGGCTTGTGTGAATATATCTACACCTTTGAATTCACATTTTGACATCGTTGATGTGTTTAATGTTAGATTCTATCACTTTAGAGGCCTCTATCGTTATAGATGTTTAATCCTTGTTTATCGTCTCTTTAACATAGACTTGGATGGACTAATCaattgatgtgttgttgaatttgaattgttCAGAGGATAATTTGACAACGGATTAGGTAAGTTTATATAGTAGATGTTTATGTCTCCCGCGCTTCCGCAGGAGTTTATAAACATTGAAAATTAGTTCATGGAACAAGTGTTCAGCTGACTGTGAACTATACGTCGCAAACATGTTCAGTGCAAGCGATTAGGTTGATGAATTAATCCCAAAATTTGTGCTTTTGATAGATGTAGAAATATGCAAGTCTATTGAGCAACTTGGAGTGACATGCTTTTCCGTTTGAGAAATCCATCTTTtgttaatcttttattttcgttTGTCTGAAtctttcaaaaccaaaaaaatcaaatccttaTGTTTCATCTTTTTAACTTCATAAGTTTTAAACAATCTTCTACCTTCATGTGGATCGACACTTGAAATACTACTAACGACGCTGTAATCTTGCAGTATCGTAGTattattagagttaattaattaaacttgatatCTTGTGTGAACTGAATCGGATACTCTAAAATACGCATCAagttttggcgccgttgccggggaggCAATAGGTTGTTTAATACttagtagttttatttttgttttattttatttgatcttttgttttgttttgtttaggCACACACTTCGTGTTCTTGGGGGTGATAGCCATCTACCACGTCNNNNNNNNNNNNNNNNNNNNNNNNNNNNNNNNNNNNNNNNNNNNNNNNNNNNNNNNNNNNNNNNNNNNNNNNNNNNNNNNNNNNNNNNNNNNNNNNNNNNGAAAAAGTGAATGAGAAGTTTGGCCACATCGAGGCCACAATGAAGAATTTGGAGATGATGATAGGCCAACTTGCAACGGTTGTGCAAACCAGACCCCAAGGAACTATTCCAAGCACCACGATAACGAACCCAAAGGTTAATGAGCAATGCAAAGCAGTCACATTGAGAAGTGGGAAAGAGCTAAAGAGACTTGGAGAGAAAGTGGTACATAGTGGCCCAAACATCTTGCACGCAGGGGCGGACAAGTTGTTAGGCTCACAAACCTCGCACGCAGGGGCGGACGAGGGGAGTGAGCGGGCCACTACAGAAACTAGAGATGGTCTACAAGATAAAGAAGATGCAAGTCGGCGTGatacgaagaagaagaagtcgTTGAGTCCGGCAATGGATCCGAAGAGTCCATTTAATTTTCCAGATTTTATACCGCCGCCTCCTTTCCCAAtcgagaagaagagaaagaaaataattcaagagAAGGGACTCGATTGGATGATGAATATTATTAGGAAAGTTAATGTAGATGTGTCCTTGGTGGATTTGTTCCTACATTTTCCTAAATTCTCCATGTTTTTCAAGGACCTTATTGCGAAAAAGGAGAAGATACAAGATGATGGTGTGGTGATATTGAGCGCATTTTGCTCACAGTTTGTGAAGGGAAAGATGCCGGCTAAGAGAAGAGATCCCGGAAGTTGTGTGATCCCGTGTGAAATGGGAGATAAGAAGTTCCCAAAGTGCCTACTTGATCAAGGCTCGGGAATATCATTGATGGCTTTGAAAACTGCGAGGTCAATCGGTCTTGAAGCAAGGATTGAACCAATCGACATTGACCTTCAGTTGGCGGATCATTCAATTGTTAAGCCTAAAGGAATCATCGAGGATGTCTTGGTAAAGGTGgataaatttatactcccgGTTGACTTCATTGTCATAGAGATGGAAGAGGACAAGGACATGCCTATTCTCTTTGGTAGGCCATTTTTAGCAACCGGTGATGTTGTGATTGAGACCAAGACAAATACGGTCATGTTTCGAGTTGATGGGGAGAATGTTGTGATTGAGCAGGAGAAGGCGAAGGGGCGCCTATTGGAGTTTGGATAGGAAAGCTGCAAAGAAGAAGGTCGAGCCAACGACTATAAACAAAGGCGCTgattgggaggcaacccaagtttttatgttgttttctttcttttaattttcatatgttgGAGGTTTTGTTTGCTCAATTCTTTCCTCTagcatttattttgaattgagtgtttctttatgttttgttttgttttgttttgtaggAGCACATTGGAGTTTATGAGGGAGCACACTTACAATTGAAGATACACCCACCCTCCCACCCATATGCTACGGATTTCATGCCAAGTTTGGGGGAGTCTTCTATCCCTTTACTTTTTATGTTCTTCTTTGCTTGCATTGAGGACAATGAAGCATTCAAGTTTGGGGGGGTTGTTTGAGTTTGAATGAATTTTATGCATGATGCATGTTTTCTTGGGTGTATTGTATGCTAAAGGTGTTTTGAATCAATGTAACTGACGGATGCATGCTTTATCTTCGGCTTTCTGGTTGGGAAATCTTGCTTGATTTTACTTGATCTTTGAAGCTTAGGATGGATGGAATTTGTGcattgatttatttgaaagaGCATTTTGTGACTACAACCGATTTCTTGAGTTGAGGAGAGTATGAAAGTCATATGTCTTGTGGAAATTATCTTGGATTGATTTACTTTATTGAGTTGGGTGCTTGCATTCATATGTGTCAATGATATGGGATGATAAGGCACTAGGATGAACTCCATGGCCAAATATTCACATGCCTAGTCCAACAAATGATCCCCTAGAAGCCACTTTGAGCTTAATCCCCATTGTTTTGTACAAATACTTAGCCAATCACTTAGCTACTAAAATAAGCCTCATTTTAGCCTCATCAATAAACCTTACTACTATTTGGGTGCTAAATACAAGTTTGAGCTTTGTTGATTGTGTTGTAAGTGTTGGGTGGTGTTCTATAAAAGTGTAGAGATTTTGAGACTTGATGAAATGTATATTTGTTGAGAATGAAGCTCAtagtagaaatgaaaaggACGGCCTCCAAAATCGCAAAAGTCGAGGTCTTacggaaaaaataaaaagaaaaagaattttttttttttttgaaataaagatAGAGCTTCTATTTTTAAGATGTAATCTTGTCATGAATGATCTGAAGTTTGGGGGAGTGAATGCTTGGTTGTAAAGTCTTGTTGTTTGATTCTTTGGAAGGAAGTTGTAGGAGGGAAGAATTTGACACTCAGATGTGTAGCTTTTGAGCTCGCTATCCATATTTATCCTACCTAATCCCTAGCCCCATTACAACCTATAATTTAAGACCTTGGACCTTATTGTTGATACATTGTGGATGTTTTGTAAATAGCTTGGTAGAGTTAAAGAAGTTTGATTTGAAATCCGCGAGTCTATGTGATAAGTAATGTTTGACGAGTCAATGACGACGGTTTGAGTTGTAGGATCTAATGTTTGGACTTACTTTGAAGTGCACCTTGACTTGAAGTTCTAGGTGGATGAGTGATGGTTCATGAGAGTGGGAGATTTTGATTGGAAATGTTGAGGGTTTAGATTTTGTCATTCATGTCCTTACATGATTCTTTGTGATGAAAAACCTTTGTGAATTGAACTTTGAAATATAATGCTTTGAGTGATCTTGCTCGAGGGCAAGCaagtaaataagtttgggggtatttgatgtgaatcaaatgatactaattatactccaagttttctcctattttgtatatttaaatcatCTATCAATTGATCTTTAAggtttgattattatatattagttgatAGATGTACATGTGGAGTAGGGTCTGATTGAAACTGTTCGTTGCCTATCAAGATggtgtccaaattcttttatcttaccaccattatcttcgtctttgaaatagcttcgcgtgggtatattacacgcctcaatcggagctcggatgaagaagttatggccatttgaCGAAGGTTGCGCGAAGCAGTCAAAACCGGCAAAAACGCCCGGGTCGGGCGTTTTCAGCATTAAAAACGCCCGGGGACAGTGGAAACGCCCGGGTTGGCACCATTttgcccggtcgggcgtttttctcGAAAACTGCCGAATTTTAGGTTTCAAATTGGTTTCCGGGGCGGTTTTGGAAGAGATTCAGACATATTCAGACACGAGAAAAGGgagaggaaaagagagaaagagaggaggaagaagaaaaggaagaaattccGGCCAACATTCCGACGATCCGTCTCCAAATCCCAATTCCACTCAACGAGAGCATGCTTCCTATGGTTTTCATGTGTTTAGGCTAAGCTCTCTATGTTGCTCCAAGTTGTGATTTAGGCTTGTGTGAATGTATCTACACCTTTGAATTCACATTTTGACATCGTTGATGTGTTTAATGTTAGATTCTATCACTTTAGAGGCCTCTATCGTTATAGATGTTTAATCCTTGTTTATCGTCTCTTTAACATAGACTTGGATGGACTAATCaattgatgtgttgttgaatttgaattgttCAGAGGATAATTTGACAACGGATTGGGTAAGTTTATATAGTAGATGTTTATGTCTCCCGCGCTTCCGTAGGAGTTTATAAACATTGACAATTAGTTCATGGAACAAGTGTTCAGCTGACTGTGAACTATACGTCGCAAACATGTTCAGTGCAAGCGATTAGGTTGATGAATTAATCCCAAAATTTGTGCTTTTGATAGATGTAGAAATATGCAAGTCTATTGAGCAACTTGGAGTGACATGCTTTTCCGTTTGAGAAATCCATCTTTtgttaatcttttattttcgttTGTCTGAAtctttcaaaaccaaaaaaatcaaatccttatgtttcatctttttaatttcataagttTTAAACAATCTTCTACCTCCCTGTGGATCGACACTTGAAATACTACTAACGACGCTGTAATCTTGCAGTATCGTAGTattattagagttaattaattaaacttgatatCTTGTGTGAACTGAATCGGATACTCTAAAATACGCATCATGTTCCTACCTTGTCCCAACGATTGATGTCTATAAGTCATGTGACGAAGGAATTGAATGGTACCTTACT
The nucleotide sequence above comes from Salvia hispanica cultivar TCC Black 2014 chromosome 5, UniMelb_Shisp_WGS_1.0, whole genome shotgun sequence. Encoded proteins:
- the LOC125188802 gene encoding F-box protein CPR1-like; this translates as MGEDLFKYLPSEIVVNILSRLPTRAAMACKCVCKPWLGLLATPEFVNSHISRSLPGLAVETQSKSFEVIEFVDELGFDFDEDNYGGVDFNFKFELPFDEPIHSSANGLIFLRDYNRGDLILCNPVTRDYIKLPSPRQTTSGDQHGVESFGFGVSRTSDQYKVVRIFIKAPVLREDYQKIPPPMPQYECQVYTVGTGTWRRVPSGSPRRFFSEFGGLLFNGNLHWMVIEIISDHLVQLVEQICCFDLETELFSSFTLPPRTPSLLLVMGLHYRKEPSVLRDCLCVSHFAEDGGFVIRSMKEYGDEKSWTKEVLTREVCGEFSRSCPIRIFENGDILIECDRKRLFYYSNKTKAGYDLFFREDQEEHISTTMHAPSFLSLENFAVENVSSF
- the LOC125190018 gene encoding uncharacterized protein LOC125190018, producing MKNLEMMIGQLATVVQTRPQGTIPSTTITNPKVNEQCKAVTLRSGKELKRLGEKVVHSGPNILHAGADKLLGSQTSHAGADEGSERATTETRDGLQDKEDASRRDTKKKKSLSPAMDPKSPFNFPDFIPPPPFPIEKKRKKIIQEKGLDWMMNIIRKVNVDVSLVDLFLHFPKFSMFFKDLIAKKEKIQDDGVVILSAFCSQFVKGKMPAKRRDPGSCVIPCEMGDKKFPKCLLDQGSGISLMALKTARSIGLEARIEPIDIDLQLADHSIVKPKGIIEDVLVKVDKFILPVDFIVIEMEEDKDMPILFGRPFLATGDVVIETKTNTVMFRVDGENVVIEQEKAKGRLLEFG